In the Lepisosteus oculatus isolate fLepOcu1 chromosome 6, fLepOcu1.hap2, whole genome shotgun sequence genome, one interval contains:
- the tmem109 gene encoding voltage-gated monoatomic cation channel TMEM109: MALYPLRRPFAVLLAVLCAALPACLGQPGPAGESRGAGGTWNQLQGVVAEGCGRARRAAESVVGPETLDSALEVAQSAVRVLSEGAATGLNVVAGLCIELLKTAEVNVRLTTPLFTAEEVAKMMQWGLATLIGYWLISLALRLVGSVLRRVLWLVKFSLFMWAFFSILYHVEDPYKRAVLLVALLVVSVLLGGLRGATADDKHRSLEAKMAILEKQILDLKRNSGKKNAIRD; encoded by the exons ATGGCTTTGTACCCGCTCCGGAGACCCTTCGCTGTGCTGCTGGCGGTGCTGTGCGCGGCCCTACCGGCCTGTCTCGGGCAGCCCGGGCCGGCCGGGGAGAGTCGGGGAGCCGGCGGCACCTGGAACCAGCTCCAGGGTGTGGTCGCCGAAGGCTGCGGACGGGCGCGCCGGGCGGCGGAGTCGGTGGTCGGGCCGGAGACCCTGGACAGCGCGCTGGAG GTCGCTCAGAGTGCGGTGAGAGTGCTGTCAGAGGGAGCTGCAACTGGGCTGAACGTCGTCGCTGGACTCTGTATCGAGCTGCTGAAAACTGCAGAGGTCAATG TTCGCCTGACCACGCCACTCTTCACTGCCGAGGAGGTCGCCAAGATGATGCAGTGGGGCCTGGCCACCCTGATTGGATACTGGCTGATCTCCCTGGCGCTGCGATTGGTTGGCTCTGTGCTGAGGCGGGTCCTGTGGCTGGTCAAGTTCAGCCTGTTCATGTGGGCTTTCTTCTCCATCCTGTACCACGTGGAGGATCCGTACAAGAGGGCTGTGCTCCTGGTGGCCCTACTGGTTGTCTCCGTGCTCCTGGGGGGGCTGCGTGGGGCAACGGCAGACGACAAACACCGGAGTCTGGAAGCCAAGATGGCAATACTGGAGAAACAAATACTGGACCTGAAAAGGAATTCTGGAAAAAAGAACGCCATTAGGgattga